A stretch of DNA from Lentisphaerota bacterium:
CTCCCGTCGCGTCGGCTTGCGGACGTTGCGGCTGGATCGCCACGAGGACACCTGGGGAGAGTCGTTCCAGTTCGTGATCAACGGAATCCCGTTCTTTGCCAAAGGGGCCAATTGGATTCCGGCCGACGCTTTCGTCGTCCGCCTCACGCGGGTGGAGTATGCCCGCCTCATCAAAGCCGCGGCCCTGGCGAACATGAACATGCTTCGCGTCTGGGGCGGCGGCATCTACGAGAGCGACGCCTTTTACGATTTGTGCGACGAATACGGCATTTGCGTCTGGCAGGACTTCATGTTTGCCTGCGCGGCTTATCCCGCGTTCGACGAGGCCTGGATGGCCAACGTTCGGATCGAGATCGAGCAGAACGTCAGCCGCCTGCGCCACCACCCCTCGATCGCGCTGTGGTGCGGCAACAACGAGCTGGAGCAGGGGCTGGTGGGCGACACGTGGAGCAGCAGGCAGATGAGCTGGGAGGATTACGGCAAGCTGTTCGACCGACTCATCGCCGGGGTGGTTGCGGAGCAGGATCCACAGCGCGACTACTGGCCGTGCAGTCCCCATACCCCGCCCCCGGGCGACCGGAAGAATCACGCCGATCCCGCGCGCGGGGATGCGCACCTGTGGGACGTGTGGCACAGCCGCCAGCCGTTCGAATGGTACCGCACATCCCACCACCGGTTTTGCAGCGAATTCGGATTTCAGAGTTTTCCAGAACCGCGCGCGGTGGAGCGATACACCGCGCCGTGCGACCGCAACATCACCAGCCCGGTGATGGAGCGGCACCAGCGCAGCGGCATCGGCAATGCGGTGATCATGCACTACATGCTCGACTGGTACCGCATGCCGAACGGCTTTGAGAACACGCTGTGGCTGAGCCAGATTCAGCAGGGAATGGCGATCAAGTATGCGGTGGAGCATTGGCGGCGCAACCGACCGCGCTGCATGGGCGCCCTGTACTGGCAGCTCAACGACTGCTGGCCGGTCGCGAGCTGGGCGTCGATCGATTACGAGGGCCGCTGGAAGGCGCTGCATTACATGGCCCGCCGCTTCTATGCGCCGTTGCTTGTGTCGGGCGTCGAAAAGCCCGAGGACGGAACTGTCGACATCCATGCGGGCAACGACCCGCTCAAGCCCTTCAATGGCAAGCTGGCCTGGCGCATCACGCGGGTTGACGGCAAAGTCGTCCGCAGCGGCGCGATGCCGGTGATGCTCGCCGCCGGCAGCACCGCTCTGCTGACGACGCTGGCGCTGTCGGACCTGATTGCCCAACATGGCGCGCGCAACCTGATCGTGTGGCTGACGATGCTCGATGGCGAGGGCGCGGCGGTCTCGTGGAACGTGGTGACCTTCTGCCGGCCCAAGCACATCGAATGGCATCCGCCGAATCTCAAGGTCGAGATCCGCGCCTGGGACGACAACAGCTACGCCGTCACCCTGTCTTCCAAGGTTCCGGTGTTGTGGCTGTGGGCCTCGCTCAAGGGTATCGATGCCAAATTCGACGACAATTTCATTT
This window harbors:
- a CDS encoding glycoside hydrolase family 2 protein, coding for MKQLDLCGAWTFSKEGSKPSWPGTVPGCVHTDLLAAGEIEDPFYRDNEAGLQWITRENWVYERTFQMEDWSAFDRVLLRCEGLDTIATVTLNDAELGTTDNQYRTWEFDVTGVIRTGRNTLRIRFESPLAYIERRAAGERPLPGWAPPHETALRPWIRKSPCSFGWDWGPVLTSSGIWRPLEIVAFNTARITDVRVRQDHSRIKQGVVGLDIDGVAEIAPSRDGVALDAHARVYYKGAVIAEARGKWSDGRTHLHIDVRNAQLWWPAGMGDQPLYEVVLNVLQQRVHIAHASRRVGLRTLRLDRHEDTWGESFQFVINGIPFFAKGANWIPADAFVVRLTRVEYARLIKAAALANMNMLRVWGGGIYESDAFYDLCDEYGICVWQDFMFACAAYPAFDEAWMANVRIEIEQNVSRLRHHPSIALWCGNNELEQGLVGDTWSSRQMSWEDYGKLFDRLIAGVVAEQDPQRDYWPCSPHTPPPGDRKNHADPARGDAHLWDVWHSRQPFEWYRTSHHRFCSEFGFQSFPEPRAVERYTAPCDRNITSPVMERHQRSGIGNAVIMHYMLDWYRMPNGFENTLWLSQIQQGMAIKYAVEHWRRNRPRCMGALYWQLNDCWPVASWASIDYEGRWKALHYMARRFYAPLLVSGVEKPEDGTVDIHAGNDPLKPFNGKLAWRITRVDGKVVRSGAMPVMLAAGSTALLTTLALSDLIAQHGARNLIVWLTMLDGEGAAVSWNVVTFCRPKHIEWHPPNLKVEIRAWDDNSYAVTLSSKVPVLWLWASLKGIDAKFDDNFICLEPARPMRIRVTPAVRMKIDDFREALVLRSVWDTYQDPCGEAPVPAALPLNRVALLARRVAAQQEATRKGGKTVRTRKKR